In Cyanobacterium sp. T60_A2020_053, the following proteins share a genomic window:
- the pheA gene encoding prephenate dehydratase yields the protein MIKSIAHLGPIGTYSELATLIYAEKLTNTTGVETKLIPYPNIAQTLQSVAKGETDVAVVPVENSIHGIVAITLDTLWELDGLQIQLGLTLPVIHNFLTRGNTLEGIKTVYSHPQALAQCQKWLDSHLPQAHLIATESTTEALHHLNQEPTAGAIASERAAQLYNVPIKVANINDYPDNCTRFWVISREKNHHGNHISLGFSFPQNQPGVLVKPLKIFAEQEINLTRIESRPTKRLLGEYLFFLDLEGDTTQKDIKIALDQLSSLTKTLKVFGNYDVLKIDNCSKGQS from the coding sequence ATGATTAAGTCTATCGCTCATTTAGGACCTATTGGCACATATTCCGAATTAGCAACCCTTATTTACGCCGAAAAATTAACCAATACCACTGGGGTAGAAACTAAATTAATCCCTTATCCTAATATCGCTCAAACCTTACAATCCGTAGCGAAAGGAGAAACAGATGTGGCAGTTGTGCCAGTAGAAAATTCTATCCATGGCATTGTCGCCATTACCCTAGATACTCTCTGGGAATTGGATGGTTTACAAATCCAACTGGGCTTAACTTTACCTGTCATACATAATTTTTTGACGAGAGGAAATACCTTAGAAGGAATTAAAACAGTTTATTCTCATCCCCAAGCCTTGGCGCAGTGTCAAAAATGGCTTGATTCTCACCTTCCCCAAGCGCACCTCATCGCTACCGAATCCACTACGGAAGCCTTACACCATCTTAATCAAGAACCGACGGCGGGCGCTATTGCTTCTGAAAGGGCGGCGCAGTTGTATAATGTACCCATTAAAGTTGCCAATATTAATGACTATCCTGATAATTGTACTCGTTTTTGGGTAATTAGTCGAGAAAAAAATCACCATGGCAACCATATTTCTCTCGGTTTTTCCTTCCCGCAAAATCAACCGGGGGTATTAGTTAAACCCTTAAAAATTTTTGCAGAACAAGAGATAAATTTAACGAGAATTGAATCACGCCCCACAAAAAGATTATTAGGTGAATATTTGTTTTTCCTCGATTTAGAAGGTGATACCACCCAAAAGGATATTAAAATCGCTTTAGATCAACTGTCTAGTTTAACTAAAACGTTAAAAGTTTTTGGTAATTATGACGTATTAAAAATTGATAATTGCTCAAAAGGGCAAAGTTAA